One Beggiatoa leptomitoformis DNA segment encodes these proteins:
- a CDS encoding ANTAR domain-containing response regulator, whose amino-acid sequence MMKLRVVLIDEDRGRIALLKQALDDAGYEVVATLKTGVELLTQLEKTPADIIIIDLDSPDRDTLEYVNSLNREQPKPVIMFAEDDDSDMIHAAIKAGVSAYVVDGLSEKRVKSVLEVAIARFREYQAMRKELEDTKSKLAERKSIEKAKGILMQHKGLDEDSAYRALRKMAMDRNIRLAEVAEDIIAVAKLLI is encoded by the coding sequence ATGATGAAATTACGAGTTGTGTTGATAGATGAAGACCGTGGACGGATTGCTTTACTAAAGCAAGCCCTAGATGACGCAGGTTACGAAGTCGTCGCCACGCTCAAAACAGGGGTTGAACTACTAACCCAGTTAGAAAAAACACCTGCAGATATTATTATTATCGATTTAGATTCGCCTGACCGTGACACATTAGAATATGTCAACAGTCTAAATCGAGAACAGCCTAAACCCGTGATTATGTTTGCTGAAGATGATGACAGCGACATGATTCACGCCGCGATTAAAGCAGGGGTTAGTGCTTACGTTGTAGATGGATTAAGTGAAAAGCGGGTTAAATCCGTTTTAGAAGTTGCCATTGCGCGTTTTCGCGAATATCAAGCGATGCGCAAAGAGTTAGAAGATACGAAAAGTAAATTAGCTGAACGTAAATCCATTGAAAAAGCTAAAGGTATCTTAATGCAACACAAAGGTTTAGATGAAGATTCAGCCTATCGCGCACTGCGTAAAATGGCAATGGACAGAAATATCCGCCTTGCAGAAGTCGCAGAAGACATTATTGCTGTCGCTAAACTACTGATATAA
- a CDS encoding ABC transporter substrate-binding protein, producing the protein MRDAIKSGFNRRDFLKLTGAAVGGATLMGMDSLRSLVYAGTADNLEKVKLTLGIIPLTDCAPLVIAKEKGYFKKYGLDVEISKEASWANIRDKVSIGALDGAHMLAGMPIAASLGVGALPKPTITAYSMDLNGNAITVSNELYGRMVQADPEAMKASPMTAIALKKVIDADKKAGKEPLTFAMVFPVSTHNYQLRYWMASAGINPDKDVRLIVIPPPQMVANLKAGNIVGYCVGEPWNERAVTMGIGRTIITSYEIWQNNPEKVFGVNLEWAEKNPHTHQAIIMALLDAAQWMDKPENRLEVVKIISSKSYVNAPEDVVKMSMTGTFQYNAMEEPRPLPDFNVFYRYAATFPWQSHAAWFISQMIRWGQIDKPLHIKKTAAEIYRPDIYREAVKALNLPAPIIDYKTEGTNANAWELKEATNPIAMGADRFFDGKTFNPANVVEYISSFEVHSLAMQLADLEKANV; encoded by the coding sequence ATGCGTGATGCAATAAAATCTGGTTTTAATCGCCGCGATTTTCTGAAATTAACGGGTGCCGCCGTTGGAGGAGCAACACTAATGGGTATGGATTCATTACGTAGTCTGGTTTATGCAGGAACTGCTGATAATCTGGAAAAAGTTAAATTAACCTTAGGGATTATTCCCTTAACAGATTGCGCGCCCTTAGTCATTGCAAAAGAAAAAGGCTATTTCAAAAAATATGGCTTAGATGTTGAAATCTCTAAAGAAGCCTCTTGGGCAAATATTCGCGATAAAGTCTCAATTGGTGCATTAGACGGTGCGCACATGCTGGCAGGGATGCCCATTGCCGCGAGTTTAGGCGTTGGCGCATTACCAAAACCAACCATTACCGCTTATAGCATGGATTTAAATGGTAACGCGATTACCGTGAGCAACGAATTATATGGGCGCATGGTACAAGCTGACCCCGAAGCGATGAAAGCCTCACCAATGACCGCTATCGCGTTGAAAAAAGTCATTGATGCCGACAAAAAAGCAGGTAAAGAACCACTGACTTTTGCAATGGTTTTTCCTGTTTCTACACACAACTATCAACTACGTTACTGGATGGCCTCCGCAGGCATTAATCCTGACAAAGACGTACGTTTAATCGTCATTCCACCACCCCAAATGGTCGCCAACTTAAAAGCAGGCAACATTGTTGGCTACTGTGTCGGCGAGCCTTGGAATGAACGCGCAGTAACAATGGGTATTGGACGCACCATCATCACCAGCTATGAAATTTGGCAAAACAACCCTGAAAAAGTTTTCGGGGTAAATTTAGAATGGGCAGAAAAAAATCCCCATACGCATCAAGCCATTATTATGGCGTTATTAGACGCAGCGCAATGGATGGATAAGCCCGAAAATCGTCTGGAAGTGGTGAAAATTATTTCCAGTAAATCCTATGTCAACGCGCCTGAAGATGTTGTCAAAATGTCCATGACGGGCACATTCCAATATAACGCGATGGAAGAACCGCGCCCATTGCCTGATTTCAACGTGTTCTACCGTTACGCCGCAACCTTCCCTTGGCAATCTCATGCAGCGTGGTTTATCTCCCAAATGATACGCTGGGGACAAATTGATAAGCCCTTACATATCAAGAAAACAGCCGCAGAAATTTATCGCCCTGATATTTACCGGGAAGCAGTGAAAGCCCTCAACTTACCTGCACCAATCATTGATTACAAAACAGAAGGGACGAATGCCAACGCTTGGGAATTAAAAGAAGCAACCAACCCCATAGCAATGGGTGCCGATCGCTTTTTTGATGGAAAAACCTTCAACCCCGCCAACGTTGTGGAATACATCAGCAGTTTTGAAGTTCATAGCCTCGCCATGCAATTAGCCGATTTGGAGAAAGCAAATGTCTAA
- a CDS encoding isovaleryl-CoA dehydrogenase yields MSAFTTLNFALGETADLLRTSIAQFAEIEIAPRAAMIDQQNDFPSDLWEKMGDLGLLGITIPEEYGGAGMGYLEHVIAMEEVSRASASVGLSYGAHSNLCVNQINRNGNHEQKQRFLPKLINGKYVGALAMSEPNAGSDVVSMKLRADKQGDRYVLNGNKMWITNGCDADVLVVYAKTDINAGSKGITAFLIEKGFKGFSTAQKLDKLGMRGSNTCELVFQDCEVPEENILGTLNKGVKVLMSGLDYERVVLSGGPLGIMQACLDVVIPYLHDRKQFGQSIGEFQLMQGKLADMYTTLNCCRAYVYTVAKACDRGETTRKDSAGVILYAAERATQLALEAIQCLGGNGYINEYPTGRLLRDAKLYEIGAGTSEIRRMLIGRELFNETR; encoded by the coding sequence ATGTCTGCATTCACGACACTCAATTTCGCATTAGGCGAAACAGCCGACCTGTTACGCACATCTATCGCACAATTTGCCGAGATAGAAATAGCCCCGCGCGCCGCAATGATTGACCAACAAAATGATTTCCCTAGCGATTTATGGGAAAAAATGGGCGATTTAGGTCTATTGGGCATTACCATTCCAGAAGAATATGGTGGTGCGGGCATGGGCTATTTAGAGCATGTGATTGCAATGGAAGAAGTAAGCCGTGCCTCTGCCTCTGTGGGGTTAAGCTATGGAGCGCATTCTAATTTATGCGTTAATCAAATCAACCGTAATGGTAATCATGAACAAAAACAACGGTTTTTACCTAAACTAATCAACGGCAAGTATGTCGGTGCATTAGCGATGAGCGAGCCGAATGCAGGGTCTGATGTAGTCAGTATGAAATTACGCGCCGATAAACAAGGCGACCGTTACGTTTTAAATGGCAATAAAATGTGGATTACCAACGGTTGTGACGCGGATGTACTGGTTGTTTACGCTAAAACTGATATAAATGCGGGTTCAAAAGGAATTACGGCATTCCTGATTGAAAAAGGCTTTAAAGGTTTTTCTACGGCTCAAAAGCTCGATAAATTAGGAATGCGTGGTTCAAACACATGCGAATTGGTTTTTCAAGATTGCGAAGTGCCTGAAGAAAATATTCTTGGTACATTGAATAAAGGCGTAAAAGTATTAATGAGCGGCTTAGATTACGAGCGCGTGGTGTTATCTGGCGGCCCTTTGGGGATTATGCAAGCCTGTTTAGATGTGGTTATTCCTTATCTGCATGACAGAAAACAATTTGGGCAATCCATTGGTGAATTCCAATTAATGCAAGGCAAACTGGCAGATATGTACACAACATTAAACTGTTGCCGTGCCTATGTTTATACGGTTGCGAAAGCCTGTGACCGTGGTGAAACCACCCGCAAAGATTCAGCAGGCGTGATTTTATATGCGGCTGAAAGAGCAACACAATTAGCATTAGAAGCGATTCAATGTTTAGGGGGAAATGGCTATATTAATGAATATCCCACAGGACGTTTATTAAGAGATGCCAAACTCTATGAAATTGGTGCAGGCACATCAGAAATTCGCCGCATGTTAATTGGACGTGAATTATTTAACGAAACCAGATAA
- a CDS encoding ABC transporter permease subunit — MWTIATKELRSLFYSPLAWIVLGVLQVILAFIFATRVEFFLDPSFQAKINHIPDALGLTDIIVSYLYVWAGMLFLIVTPLLTMRLLSEERRNKTLALLLSSPISITAIILGKYLGLMGFFLFIFGLISLMPLSLLIGGAVDIGQLAMCTLGLFLLTGAFTAIGLYISTLTQHPAIAAIGTFGSLLLLWIIDIIGKETNTPLSYLSLTRHYQPLLQGIFDTTDIAYYLIVISLFLLLSIWRLDNERVQ, encoded by the coding sequence ATGTGGACAATTGCAACTAAAGAATTACGCAGTCTTTTTTATTCGCCATTAGCATGGATTGTATTAGGCGTTCTACAAGTCATTCTTGCTTTTATCTTTGCTACCCGCGTCGAGTTTTTTCTTGACCCCAGTTTTCAAGCAAAAATTAACCACATACCAGATGCGCTAGGGCTAACAGATATTATTGTTAGCTACTTATATGTTTGGGCAGGTATGCTCTTTTTAATCGTGACTCCCTTATTAACCATGCGATTGCTCAGTGAAGAACGACGCAATAAAACCCTTGCACTATTACTGTCCTCTCCTATCTCTATCACTGCCATTATTCTTGGAAAATATTTAGGTTTAATGGGGTTCTTCCTCTTCATTTTTGGGTTAATCAGCTTAATGCCCTTAAGCCTATTAATCGGTGGAGCGGTAGATATAGGACAATTAGCCATGTGTACATTGGGATTATTCCTACTAACAGGTGCATTTACCGCCATAGGTTTATACATATCCACCCTTACGCAACACCCAGCCATTGCGGCAATAGGCACATTCGGCAGCCTATTACTGCTATGGATAATTGATATCATAGGCAAAGAAACTAACACCCCCCTAAGCTATTTATCTCTCACGCGCCATTATCAACCCCTACTTCAAGGCATCTTTGATACCACAGATATTGCGTACTACTTGATAGTCATCAGCTTATTTTTACTACTCAGTATTTGGCGATTGGATAATGAACGCGTACAGTAA
- the phaE gene encoding class III poly(R)-hydroxyalkanoic acid synthase subunit PhaE codes for MKDKDIFPDEEQWSKIQQLYWDMWLAISNQLLQHKTQQANVTEDNPPPLQAIEPWIESIELWWQVLSSVTPTDNQTVLRKFIDQGKNYFQFNNEFIKAFQTLINAPAETQESITLIEDGLRLLQENLLNYLKEKKNIPGFWDLPLDNWGHTLSLLSAFPGDFLQNLNAQVKSEEITKEKMTQLLSMPAIGYTREWQTRLQKGLQLLIAHQTAQRDYSHQFQRIVTRTIELLRDKLIHRANKAQPIDNLRCLYNEWVDCGELAYAEIVTTEEYSIVNARLINSLMAWKRHEQQTIDEILGALNMPTRRGLNTLHKRMQEMRREIKKTAMEEPLQTKEVLSYDDLKDEIKALRAEIELIKRADKKATLRHTTKPTKGDE; via the coding sequence ATGAAAGATAAAGACATTTTCCCAGATGAAGAACAATGGTCAAAAATCCAGCAACTCTATTGGGATATGTGGCTTGCTATCAGTAATCAACTATTACAGCATAAAACGCAACAAGCAAATGTAACAGAAGATAATCCTCCGCCTTTACAAGCCATTGAACCTTGGATAGAAAGTATTGAATTGTGGTGGCAAGTATTATCCTCCGTTACCCCTACAGATAATCAAACGGTTCTGCGTAAATTTATTGATCAAGGAAAAAATTATTTTCAGTTCAATAATGAATTTATTAAGGCTTTTCAAACACTAATTAATGCACCAGCAGAGACACAGGAAAGCATTACGCTGATTGAAGATGGTTTGCGCCTTTTACAAGAAAATCTGCTTAACTATCTAAAAGAGAAAAAAAATATTCCCGGTTTTTGGGATTTACCGCTGGACAATTGGGGACACACATTATCCCTCTTGTCTGCTTTTCCGGGAGATTTCTTACAAAATCTTAACGCGCAAGTCAAATCTGAAGAGATAACTAAAGAGAAGATGACACAATTGTTGTCTATGCCTGCTATCGGTTATACGCGAGAATGGCAAACGCGATTGCAAAAGGGATTACAATTATTGATTGCTCATCAAACAGCACAGAGAGATTATAGCCATCAATTTCAGCGTATTGTTACTCGTACAATTGAATTGTTACGTGATAAGCTTATCCATCGTGCAAATAAAGCACAACCCATTGATAATTTGCGTTGTTTATATAATGAGTGGGTTGATTGTGGCGAATTAGCTTATGCCGAAATTGTAACTACTGAAGAATATAGCATTGTTAATGCGCGTTTAATTAATAGTTTGATGGCTTGGAAACGTCATGAACAACAAACGATAGACGAAATATTAGGTGCGTTAAACATGCCCACTCGACGGGGTTTAAACACCTTGCACAAACGTATGCAGGAAATGCGTCGAGAAATAAAAAAGACCGCAATGGAAGAACCGTTGCAAACGAAAGAAGTCTTGTCATACGATGATTTAAAAGATGAAATTAAAGCCTTACGTGCAGAGATTGAATTAATTAAACGCGCTGACAAAAAAGCAACTCTCCGTCACACGACAAAACCAACTAAAGGGGATGAATAA